A section of the Streptomyces sp. SCL15-4 genome encodes:
- a CDS encoding ribose-5-phosphate isomerase, which yields MRVYLGSDHAGYELKNHLVEWLKAAGHEPVDCGPHIYDAQDDYPPFCLRAAERTAADADALGIVIGGSGNGEQIAANKVKGVRAALAWSEETAALGRQHNNANVVAVGARMHSTEEATKFVEVFLATPFSGDERHERRIEMLARYETTGDLPPIPAHHPQS from the coding sequence ATGCGCGTGTATCTCGGCTCCGACCATGCGGGCTACGAACTCAAGAATCACCTCGTCGAGTGGCTGAAGGCCGCCGGCCACGAGCCCGTCGACTGCGGGCCGCACATCTACGACGCCCAGGACGACTATCCGCCCTTCTGCCTGCGTGCCGCGGAGCGGACGGCCGCGGACGCCGACGCCCTCGGCATCGTGATCGGCGGTTCCGGCAACGGCGAGCAGATCGCCGCGAACAAGGTCAAGGGCGTGCGGGCGGCGCTGGCCTGGAGCGAGGAGACGGCGGCGCTCGGCCGGCAGCACAACAACGCCAACGTGGTGGCCGTGGGTGCGCGCATGCACAGCACCGAGGAGGCGACCAAGTTCGTCGAGGTCTTCCTCGCCACCCCGTTCTCCGGGGACGAGCGGCACGAGCGGCGGATCGAGATGCTGGCGCGGTACGAGACGACGGGCGACCTGCCGCCGATCCCGGCCCACCACCCGCAGAGCTGA
- a CDS encoding superoxide dismutase: protein MPVYTLPELPYDYAALAPVISPEIIELHHDKHHAAYVKGANDTLEQLAEARDKESWGSVNGLEKNLAFHLSGHILHSIYWQNMTGPKDGGGEPLAQDGVGELAEAIKESFGSFAGFKAQLSKAAATTQGSGWGVLAYEPLSGRLVVEQVYDHQGNVGQGSTPILVFDAWEHAFYLQYKNQKVDFIEAMWQVVNWQDVARRYEAAKSRADVLLLAP from the coding sequence ATGCCCGTCTACACGCTGCCCGAGCTGCCGTACGACTACGCGGCGCTCGCCCCGGTCATCAGCCCGGAGATCATCGAGCTGCACCACGACAAGCACCACGCGGCCTATGTGAAGGGCGCCAACGACACGCTGGAGCAGCTGGCCGAGGCGCGGGACAAGGAGTCGTGGGGGTCGGTCAACGGCCTGGAGAAGAACCTGGCCTTCCACCTCTCCGGGCACATCCTGCACTCGATCTACTGGCAGAACATGACCGGCCCGAAGGACGGCGGCGGCGAGCCCCTGGCGCAGGACGGCGTCGGCGAACTGGCCGAGGCGATCAAGGAGTCCTTCGGCTCCTTCGCCGGCTTCAAGGCCCAGCTGTCCAAGGCCGCGGCCACCACCCAGGGCTCGGGCTGGGGCGTGCTCGCCTACGAGCCGCTCAGCGGGCGCCTGGTCGTGGAGCAGGTCTACGACCACCAGGGCAACGTCGGCCAGGGCTCCACCCCGATCCTGGTCTTCGACGCCTGGGAGCACGCCTTCTACCTCCAGTACAAGAACCAGAAGGTCGACTTCATCGAGGCCATGTGGCAGGTCGTCAACTGGCAGGACGTGGCCCGCCGCTACGAGGCCGCCAAGTCCCGCGCCGACGTGCTGCTGCTCGCGCCCTGA
- a CDS encoding Fpg/Nei family DNA glycosylase has protein sequence MPEGHTIHRLAEDYAGRFLGTAPRVTSPQGKFSDAAALLDRTELTATEAHGKHLFLGFRGTDWVHIHLGLFGKVGFGGTPAPPPTDTVRLRLANDTSYVDLRGPTTCALITPAEKRAVHDRLGPDPLRADADPAAAYRRISRSRTTIAALLMDQKIVAGVGNVYRAEVLFRHGIDPYRAGRDISPAEWDAIWADLAGLMREGVRNNRIDTVRPEHTPEAMGRPPRVDDHGGEVYVYRRAAMACHVCGDEIRTAGLAARNLFWCPTCQQT, from the coding sequence GTGCCGGAAGGGCACACCATTCATCGGCTGGCCGAGGACTACGCCGGGCGCTTCCTCGGTACGGCACCCCGCGTCACCAGCCCCCAGGGCAAGTTCTCCGACGCCGCCGCCCTGCTGGACCGTACCGAGCTGACCGCCACCGAGGCCCACGGAAAGCACCTCTTCCTCGGGTTCCGCGGCACCGACTGGGTCCACATCCACCTCGGCCTCTTCGGCAAGGTCGGCTTCGGCGGCACCCCCGCGCCCCCGCCGACGGACACCGTCCGCCTCCGCCTGGCGAACGACACCTCGTACGTGGACCTCCGCGGCCCCACCACCTGCGCCCTGATCACGCCCGCCGAGAAGCGGGCGGTCCACGACCGGCTCGGCCCCGACCCGCTGCGCGCGGACGCCGACCCGGCCGCCGCGTACCGGAGGATCTCCCGCAGCCGTACGACGATCGCCGCGCTGCTCATGGACCAGAAGATCGTCGCCGGCGTCGGCAACGTCTACCGCGCGGAGGTCCTGTTCCGGCACGGCATCGACCCCTATCGCGCCGGCCGCGACATCAGCCCGGCCGAGTGGGACGCGATCTGGGCCGACCTGGCCGGGCTGATGCGCGAGGGCGTGCGGAACAACCGGATCGACACCGTCCGTCCCGAGCACACGCCGGAGGCGATGGGCCGCCCGCCCCGCGTGGACGACCACGGCGGCGAGGTGTACGTCTACCGCCGCGCCGCCATGGCCTGCCACGTCTGCGGCGACGAGATCCGCACCGCGGGCCTCGCCGCCCGCAACCTCTTCTGGTGCCCCACCTGCCAGCAGACCTGA
- a CDS encoding DsbA family protein → MSDTATASGKTPVDFWFDPLCPWAWMTSRWVLEVEKLRDIEVRWHVMSLAVLNEDKLDELPEDYRELLTTKAWPAVRVVTAAWQKHGEDVVGPLYTALGTRIHNHGEGATLEAITGALADVGLPAELIDYAGQDDFEFEAELRASHKEGIEKVGQDVGTPVIALPGPDGEQIAFFGPVVTPAPQGEQAARLWDGTVAVASVPGFYEIKRTRTAGPDFSNL, encoded by the coding sequence ATGTCCGACACCGCCACCGCGTCCGGCAAGACCCCTGTCGACTTCTGGTTCGACCCGCTCTGCCCGTGGGCCTGGATGACCTCGCGCTGGGTGCTGGAGGTGGAGAAGCTCCGCGACATCGAGGTCCGCTGGCACGTCATGAGCCTCGCGGTCCTCAACGAGGACAAGCTGGACGAGCTGCCCGAGGACTACCGCGAGCTGCTGACCACCAAGGCGTGGCCGGCCGTCCGCGTGGTCACCGCGGCCTGGCAGAAGCACGGCGAGGACGTCGTCGGCCCGCTCTACACCGCGCTCGGCACCCGCATCCACAACCACGGCGAGGGCGCGACCCTGGAGGCCATCACGGGCGCGCTCGCCGACGTCGGCCTGCCCGCCGAACTGATCGACTACGCCGGCCAGGACGACTTCGAGTTCGAGGCCGAGCTGCGCGCCTCCCACAAGGAGGGCATCGAGAAGGTCGGCCAGGACGTCGGCACGCCGGTCATCGCGCTGCCGGGCCCCGACGGCGAGCAGATCGCCTTCTTCGGCCCCGTCGTCACCCCGGCCCCCCAGGGCGAGCAGGCGGCCCGCCTGTGGGACGGCACGGTGGCGGTGGCCTCGGTGCCGGGCTTCTACGAGATCAAGCGGACCCGGACGGCGGGGCCCGACTTCAGCAATCTGTGA
- a CDS encoding amino acid permease, which produces MTPGSGLQAGLKNRHLSMIAIGGVIGAGLFVGSSTGIATAGPGILLSYALVGTLVVLVMRMLGEMSAANPTSGSFSAHADRALGRWAGFSIGWLYWFFWVVVLAVEATAGAKILEGWVPAVPQWGWALIVMIVLTATNLVSVGSYGEFEFWFAGIKVVAIGAFVVIGLLAVFGVLPGVDAEKASFGNLTSHGGFLPHGPGAILTGVLLVVFSFMGSEIATLAAGESENPQQAVTKSTNSIIWRIGVFYLGSILVVVSLLPWDDASIAKDGSYVAALNSLGIAHAGEIMNVIVLTSVLSCLNSGLYTASRMAFSLGERGDAPKAFARVNSRGVPRTAILASVVFGFVAVFFNYLSPDTIFLFLVNSSGAVALFVWLVICFSQLRMRKILQREAPEKLVVKMWLYPYLTWATATLIVGVLVYMLFDTEHDGRETVLLSLLVAAVVLVIAVVRQRLAAARPAPAAENPDKVSVG; this is translated from the coding sequence ATGACCCCTGGTTCGGGCCTCCAAGCAGGACTCAAGAACCGCCACCTGTCGATGATCGCGATCGGTGGTGTCATCGGAGCCGGCCTCTTCGTCGGTTCCAGCACGGGTATCGCCACCGCGGGACCCGGCATCCTCCTGTCGTACGCCCTCGTCGGCACGCTCGTCGTCCTCGTGATGCGGATGCTCGGCGAGATGTCCGCCGCCAACCCCACCTCCGGCTCCTTCTCCGCGCACGCCGACCGCGCGCTCGGCCGCTGGGCCGGTTTCTCCATCGGCTGGCTGTACTGGTTCTTCTGGGTCGTCGTCCTCGCGGTCGAGGCGACCGCCGGCGCGAAGATCCTCGAAGGCTGGGTCCCGGCCGTCCCGCAGTGGGGCTGGGCACTGATCGTGATGATCGTGCTGACCGCGACCAACCTCGTCTCCGTCGGCTCCTACGGCGAGTTCGAGTTCTGGTTCGCCGGCATCAAGGTCGTGGCGATCGGCGCGTTCGTCGTCATCGGTCTGCTCGCCGTGTTCGGCGTGCTGCCGGGCGTGGACGCCGAGAAGGCGTCCTTCGGCAACCTCACCTCGCACGGCGGATTCCTGCCGCACGGTCCGGGCGCGATCCTCACCGGTGTGCTGCTGGTCGTGTTCTCCTTCATGGGCAGCGAGATCGCCACGCTGGCGGCCGGCGAGTCCGAGAACCCGCAGCAGGCCGTCACCAAGTCCACCAACAGCATCATCTGGCGCATCGGTGTCTTCTACCTGGGCTCGATCCTGGTCGTGGTCTCGCTGCTGCCGTGGGACGACGCGTCCATCGCGAAGGACGGCTCCTACGTCGCCGCGCTGAACTCCCTGGGCATCGCCCACGCCGGCGAGATCATGAACGTCATCGTCCTGACCTCGGTGCTGTCCTGTCTGAACTCCGGCCTGTACACGGCGTCCCGGATGGCCTTCTCGCTCGGCGAGCGCGGTGACGCGCCGAAGGCGTTCGCGCGGGTCAACAGCCGCGGCGTGCCGAGGACCGCGATCCTCGCGTCGGTCGTGTTCGGTTTCGTCGCCGTCTTCTTCAACTACCTGTCCCCGGACACGATCTTCCTCTTCCTGGTCAACTCCTCCGGCGCGGTGGCGCTGTTCGTGTGGCTGGTCATCTGCTTCTCGCAGCTGCGGATGCGGAAGATCCTCCAGCGCGAGGCGCCGGAGAAGCTGGTCGTGAAGATGTGGCTGTACCCGTACCTGACCTGGGCGACGGCGACGCTGATCGTGGGCGTGCTGGTCTACATGCTCTTCGACACCGAGCACGACGGCCGCGAGACCGTGCTGCTGTCGCTGCTGGTCGCGGCGGTCGTGCTGGTGATCGCGGTGGTCAGGCAGCGGCTGGCGGCGGCCCGTCCGGCGCCCGCGGCCGAGAATCCGGACAAGGTGTCCGTCGGCTGA
- a CDS encoding biotin transporter BioY: MSTATATARPGAVLADLLPASRVRDAALVLGGAALTGLAAQLSVPVPGSPVPVTGQTFAALLVGTALGARRGFLSLALYAVAGLAGVPWFADGKAGTGLVSFGYVLGMLLASAVVGALARRGADRSPLRMAGAMVLGEAVIYAVGVPYLALAAHLSASQAIAAGLTPFLIGDALKAALAMGALPAAWKFAGKR; encoded by the coding sequence ATGAGCACCGCCACCGCCACCGCCCGCCCCGGAGCAGTCCTCGCCGACCTGCTCCCGGCCTCCCGCGTCCGCGACGCCGCCCTCGTGCTCGGCGGCGCCGCGCTCACCGGCCTCGCGGCCCAGCTGTCGGTGCCGGTGCCCGGCTCCCCGGTGCCGGTGACCGGCCAGACCTTCGCCGCGCTGCTCGTCGGCACCGCCCTCGGCGCCCGCCGCGGCTTCCTCTCCCTCGCCCTGTACGCGGTCGCCGGCCTGGCGGGCGTGCCGTGGTTCGCCGACGGCAAGGCCGGCACCGGTCTGGTCTCCTTCGGCTACGTCCTCGGCATGCTCCTGGCCTCCGCCGTCGTCGGCGCCCTGGCCCGGCGCGGCGCCGACCGCTCCCCGCTGCGCATGGCCGGCGCGATGGTCCTCGGCGAGGCCGTCATCTACGCCGTCGGCGTGCCCTACCTGGCCCTGGCGGCCCACCTGTCCGCCTCCCAGGCGATCGCGGCCGGCCTCACGCCGTTCCTGATCGGGGACGCCCTCAAGGCCGCCCTGGCCATGGGCGCGCTGCCCGCCGCCTGGAAGTTCGCCGGCAAGCGCTAG
- a CDS encoding GNAT family N-acetyltransferase has product MATVHGTELRVLREDEWDRWYDALYRAFGAAPTSGEEREVERAATEFDRSLAAWDGDALVGTAGAFSFRLTVPGGASVATAGVTMVSVAATHRRRGVLTSMMRRQLDDFHARREPVAMLTASEPGIYGRFGYGAATFRISAEIDTSRVTLALPAGTDEVRVRSAAPAEVLDACEAVYAALVPRRPGMLARQPHWERVALVDPERHRDGGPPLQCVVAERDGEITGYARFHTKGSWDAGGAPAGTVRLGDLAGLDPATEAALWRFLFGIDLMTTLSVPSRPVDDALRYLVSDIRRCDPRLRDDAYVRLVDVGAALSARTYQAPVDVVFEVEDAFCPWNAGRWRLSGDAKGASCERTADAADVALSVRELGAAYLGGVSLLSLAAAGRVRELRPGALAEASVAFGSPVAPWLPHGF; this is encoded by the coding sequence ATGGCGACTGTTCACGGAACCGAGTTGAGGGTGCTGCGCGAGGACGAGTGGGACCGGTGGTACGACGCCTTGTACCGGGCCTTCGGCGCGGCTCCGACCTCGGGCGAGGAACGCGAGGTGGAGCGGGCGGCGACGGAGTTCGACCGCTCTCTCGCCGCCTGGGACGGGGACGCGCTCGTCGGGACGGCGGGAGCGTTCAGCTTCCGGCTGACCGTGCCGGGCGGGGCCTCGGTCGCCACGGCCGGGGTGACGATGGTGAGCGTCGCGGCCACCCACCGGCGGCGCGGGGTGCTGACCTCGATGATGCGGCGGCAGCTGGACGACTTCCACGCGCGGCGCGAGCCGGTGGCGATGCTGACCGCGTCCGAGCCGGGCATCTACGGCCGCTTCGGATACGGCGCCGCCACCTTCCGGATCAGCGCCGAGATCGACACCAGCCGGGTGACCCTGGCGCTGCCCGCCGGCACCGACGAGGTGCGGGTGCGGTCCGCGGCGCCGGCGGAGGTGCTGGACGCCTGCGAGGCGGTGTACGCGGCCCTGGTCCCGCGCCGGCCCGGCATGCTGGCCCGGCAGCCGCACTGGGAGCGGGTCGCCCTGGTCGACCCGGAGCGCCACCGGGACGGCGGGCCGCCGTTGCAGTGCGTGGTCGCCGAGCGGGACGGCGAGATCACCGGATACGCGCGCTTCCACACCAAGGGTTCCTGGGACGCGGGCGGCGCGCCCGCCGGCACGGTACGACTCGGCGACCTGGCCGGGCTGGACCCGGCGACCGAGGCCGCGCTCTGGCGTTTCCTGTTCGGCATCGACCTGATGACGACGCTGTCGGTGCCGTCGCGCCCGGTGGACGACGCCCTGCGGTATCTGGTCTCCGACATCCGCCGCTGCGATCCGCGGCTGCGCGACGACGCCTACGTCCGGCTGGTGGACGTCGGCGCGGCGCTGTCGGCGCGGACCTACCAGGCGCCGGTGGACGTCGTGTTCGAGGTGGAGGACGCCTTCTGCCCCTGGAACGCGGGACGCTGGCGGCTGTCGGGTGACGCGAAGGGGGCGTCCTGCGAGCGTACGGCCGATGCGGCGGACGTCGCCCTGTCCGTACGGGAGCTGGGCGCGGCCTACCTCGGCGGGGTGTCCCTGCTGTCGCTGGCGGCGGCCGGGCGGGTACGGGAGCTGAGGCCCGGGGCGCTGGCGGAGGCGTCGGTGGCGTTCGGCTCCCCGGTGGCCCCCTGGCTGCCGCACGGTTTCTAG
- a CDS encoding amino acid permease has protein sequence MPNSTTTQTPPPPVDGSLSQGLKQRHLSMIALGGVIGAGLFVGSGAGIAAAGPSIVLAYALSGVLVMLVMRMLGEMSAAYPSSGSFSAHAERAIGPWAGFAAGWSFWVLLCTAVGLEGIGAAKIVQGWLPGTPQWMWVALFMVVFCGTNLAAVKNFGEFEFWFAALKVGAISLFLILGVLAIAGVLPGTDAPGTSHLSDFMPNGGDGLVIGLLASVFAYGGLETVTIAAAESRDPVRGVASAVRTAMWRIAVFYIGSMAVAVTLVPWDSEEVTAKGPYIATLEHLGIPGASQLMNVVILVALLSAMNANIYGASRIGFSLVERGLGPKVLARLSGGVPRIAVVTSSVLGFVCVLLSYWRPDDIFKWLLNMIGAVILIVWIFIAVSQLLLRRRIEREAPERLVVRMWMFPWLTWVALAGMAAIFVLMWREPDTRTQLYSSGGMALFLAAVGYVWQRLRARA, from the coding sequence ATGCCGAACAGCACGACCACCCAGACGCCGCCACCACCGGTGGACGGCTCCCTCTCCCAGGGTCTCAAGCAGCGCCATCTTTCGATGATCGCCCTGGGCGGGGTGATCGGCGCGGGCCTCTTCGTCGGCTCCGGCGCGGGCATCGCCGCCGCCGGTCCGTCCATCGTGCTCGCCTACGCCCTCTCCGGGGTGCTGGTGATGCTGGTGATGCGGATGCTCGGCGAGATGTCGGCCGCCTACCCCTCGTCGGGCTCCTTCTCCGCGCACGCCGAACGGGCGATCGGCCCGTGGGCGGGCTTCGCGGCGGGCTGGTCGTTCTGGGTGCTGCTGTGTACGGCGGTGGGCCTGGAGGGCATCGGCGCGGCGAAGATCGTGCAGGGCTGGCTGCCGGGCACTCCGCAGTGGATGTGGGTGGCCCTGTTCATGGTGGTGTTCTGCGGGACGAACCTGGCCGCGGTGAAGAACTTCGGCGAGTTCGAGTTCTGGTTCGCGGCGCTGAAGGTCGGCGCGATCAGCCTGTTCCTGATCCTCGGCGTGCTGGCCATCGCGGGCGTGCTGCCGGGCACGGACGCGCCCGGCACCTCCCACCTCAGCGACTTCATGCCGAACGGCGGCGACGGCCTGGTGATCGGCCTGCTCGCCTCGGTGTTCGCCTACGGCGGCCTGGAGACGGTCACCATCGCGGCGGCCGAGTCCCGGGACCCGGTGCGGGGCGTGGCGTCGGCCGTGCGTACGGCGATGTGGCGCATCGCGGTGTTCTACATCGGCTCGATGGCGGTCGCCGTCACCCTGGTGCCGTGGGACTCCGAGGAGGTCACGGCGAAGGGCCCGTACATCGCCACGCTCGAGCACCTGGGCATCCCCGGTGCGAGCCAGCTGATGAACGTGGTCATCCTGGTCGCCCTCCTCTCCGCCATGAACGCCAATATCTACGGCGCCTCGCGCATCGGCTTCTCGCTGGTCGAGCGCGGTCTGGGCCCGAAGGTGCTGGCGCGGCTGTCCGGCGGGGTGCCGCGGATCGCGGTGGTCACCTCCAGCGTGCTGGGCTTCGTCTGCGTGCTGCTCAGCTACTGGCGGCCGGACGACATCTTCAAGTGGCTGCTGAACATGATCGGCGCGGTGATCCTGATCGTCTGGATCTTCATCGCCGTCTCCCAGCTGCTGCTGCGCCGCCGGATCGAGCGCGAGGCCCCCGAGCGGCTGGTCGTGCGCATGTGGATGTTCCCCTGGCTGACCTGGGTGGCGCTGGCCGGCATGGCCGCGATCTTCGTGCTGATGTGGCGCGAGCCGGACACCCGGACCCAGCTGTACTCCTCGGGCGGCATGGCCCTCTTCCTGGCCGCGGTCGGCTACGTCTGGCAGCGGCTGCGCGCCAGGGCCTGA